From a region of the Kaistia sp. 32K genome:
- a CDS encoding PcfJ domain-containing protein, with the protein MTEIDWRDEAFGRARSLMPNQALFSLTSLMARTHPFAIQYLEQAPAIAVFYSWGKLDLSPTERHALADRFGDKVRRGLRLKEIMENAGAPLPLRKLRGPVIIPSNFEAILELRKIPPSVLAQSIPTERPLLQLEWLRALRDWQALTRARWDLGTSQGEAWEWGVKAFGRAAVNGRRELRHHVSTLMDFFARNPDRLHSKLTFDGALAAADRWHIELGRRRTEAAQLEALGIGFDQLIDYGSLPETIEAGSYTFHALRSAEALFSEGAAMRHCVATYIKDVVFGVSRIYSIRKDRIRVATVEFHESDLFGLRMVQLRGPSNASPSREIQAAASAFLAAQRAHLVPLTLYSQGEVHPLISRDFHAPGEDVGGKLT; encoded by the coding sequence ATGACCGAAATCGACTGGCGGGACGAGGCCTTCGGGCGCGCGCGGTCCCTTATGCCGAACCAGGCTCTGTTCAGCCTGACATCGCTGATGGCGCGCACGCATCCGTTCGCGATCCAGTATCTCGAGCAGGCCCCCGCGATCGCCGTCTTCTATTCGTGGGGCAAGCTCGATCTGAGCCCCACCGAACGCCACGCGCTCGCGGATCGCTTCGGCGACAAGGTGCGTCGCGGACTTCGACTGAAGGAGATCATGGAGAACGCCGGGGCTCCCCTGCCGCTTCGCAAGCTCCGGGGTCCTGTGATCATACCCTCAAATTTCGAAGCGATCCTTGAGCTTCGGAAAATTCCCCCGTCGGTCCTGGCACAGTCGATCCCGACCGAGCGGCCGCTTCTTCAGCTGGAGTGGCTTCGAGCGCTCCGGGACTGGCAAGCGCTGACGCGTGCTCGATGGGACTTAGGAACTAGTCAAGGCGAAGCCTGGGAATGGGGCGTCAAGGCCTTCGGCCGGGCCGCCGTAAACGGCCGAAGAGAGCTGCGGCACCACGTGTCGACGCTGATGGACTTCTTCGCCCGAAACCCCGACCGCCTGCATTCGAAGCTCACGTTCGACGGCGCCCTGGCGGCGGCCGATCGCTGGCACATCGAACTGGGGCGACGCAGGACGGAAGCGGCCCAGCTCGAGGCTCTCGGCATCGGCTTCGACCAGCTCATCGACTACGGCAGCCTGCCGGAGACGATTGAAGCAGGTTCCTACACCTTCCACGCTCTCCGCTCGGCCGAGGCACTCTTCAGCGAGGGCGCCGCCATGCGGCATTGCGTGGCGACCTACATCAAGGATGTCGTTTTCGGCGTCAGCCGCATCTATTCGATCCGCAAAGACCGTATCCGGGTCGCGACCGTGGAGTTTCACGAATCCGACCTGTTCGGCCTGCGTATGGTGCAGCTTCGCGGCCCCAGCAATGCGAGCCCGTCACGCGAGATCCAGGCAGCTGCCAGCGCCTTTCTTGCCGCCCAGCGCGCGCATCTGGTGCCGCTGACTCTCTACTCCCAGGGAGAAGTTCACCCGCTGATATCGCGAGACTTCCACGCTCCCGGTGAGGATGTCGGGGGGAAGCTCACATGA
- a CDS encoding helix-turn-helix domain-containing protein, which yields MTHKYTLCDFHSTHHACMASQAVNRDTAAMNEDRQLDSSEAIGLRIVQLRKALGFERANSFARFLGIETNTLGNYEVGLRRPSLEFAAKICGRTGITLDWLYWGSVVGLPVNLLQLLQSVDEADQGESKAG from the coding sequence ATGACGCATAAATACACGTTGTGTGATTTTCATTCAACCCATCATGCGTGCATGGCTTCACAGGCCGTGAATCGCGATACTGCTGCTATGAATGAAGATCGTCAGCTCGACAGCTCAGAGGCCATCGGCCTTCGCATCGTGCAGCTTCGCAAGGCGCTCGGCTTCGAGCGCGCGAATTCTTTCGCCCGATTTCTTGGGATCGAAACCAACACCCTCGGAAATTACGAAGTCGGGCTCCGCAGGCCAAGCCTTGAGTTTGCGGCCAAAATCTGCGGCCGAACCGGCATCACGCTGGACTGGTTGTACTGGGGATCGGTCGTCGGTCTGCCTGTCAACCTGCTGCAGCTTCTGCAGTCCGTGGACGAAGCAGACCAGGGCGAGTCGAAAGCCGGCTAA
- a CDS encoding type II toxin-antitoxin system HicB family antitoxin, which translates to MRYVAFIHKDPGSVYGVSFPDFPGCISAGDTADEAVEQAAEALSGHVAMMAADGDAIPAPRSLEEILADPAIEEEREGASFAFVPLIREQGAKVPVNISLDAGLLESIDEAARKRGITRSAFLASAARKEIVAA; encoded by the coding sequence ATGCGCTATGTCGCCTTCATCCATAAGGACCCCGGGAGCGTCTACGGCGTCAGCTTCCCGGATTTCCCCGGCTGCATCTCGGCCGGCGATACCGCCGACGAGGCCGTCGAACAGGCCGCCGAGGCGCTCTCCGGCCATGTCGCCATGATGGCGGCGGATGGCGATGCCATTCCGGCGCCCCGCTCGCTCGAGGAAATTCTCGCGGATCCCGCGATCGAGGAAGAGCGGGAGGGAGCGAGCTTCGCCTTCGTGCCGCTGATCCGCGAACAGGGCGCCAAGGTGCCGGTGAACATCTCGCTCGACGCCGGCCTGCTCGAGTCGATCGACGAGGCCGCTCGCAAGCGCGGCATCACCCGGTCGGCATTCCTGGCGAGCGCGGCCCGGAAGGAGATCGTAGCGGCCTAG
- a CDS encoding sensor histidine kinase, with the protein MTLEELYRLLRSSHVQTQGIVDTLEEPLVVLDKALCVVNANPAFYRAFNTDRESTLDQSLFLIGNGQWDIPELRKLLMEVVPKAAAIVGYEVSHNSPALGQRTIRISARQLLHPDNNSTQLLVVFDDVTEQQRAAETKNILVAETRHRMKNLIAIVKAIVRQTAAKGLSGEEYRTSLMGRINAVFDAQDFISSSEESADLSSLISQSLKPIAGSRARIIPGPAVSLTRYQVLPATMILHELATNAFKYGALSNESGIIQVSWSTELQDGQRHLLLDWREEGGPLVYPPNHRGFGSQLIEFSAKAEGGASLLDFDPAGVRVQIRLPLAQEVVDGAALAST; encoded by the coding sequence ATGACGTTGGAGGAACTATACCGGCTGCTCCGCAGCAGCCATGTCCAGACCCAAGGGATCGTGGACACCTTGGAGGAACCTCTTGTGGTTCTCGATAAGGCCCTGTGCGTCGTCAATGCCAATCCGGCATTTTACAGGGCGTTCAACACCGACCGGGAAAGCACGCTGGATCAAAGCCTGTTCCTAATTGGGAACGGGCAGTGGGACATTCCGGAGTTGCGCAAGCTGCTTATGGAAGTTGTGCCCAAGGCGGCCGCGATAGTCGGTTACGAAGTCAGCCACAATTCCCCCGCGCTCGGCCAGAGAACAATCCGCATTAGTGCCCGTCAGCTTCTGCATCCGGACAACAACAGTACTCAGCTGCTCGTAGTGTTTGATGATGTTACCGAGCAGCAGAGGGCCGCGGAGACGAAAAACATCCTTGTCGCCGAGACGCGACACAGAATGAAGAACCTGATTGCCATCGTGAAGGCGATAGTCCGTCAAACGGCCGCCAAGGGCTTGTCCGGCGAGGAATACCGCACCTCCCTGATGGGGCGCATCAACGCCGTCTTTGACGCCCAGGACTTCATATCGTCTTCTGAAGAAAGCGCTGATCTATCCTCCTTAATCAGCCAATCATTGAAGCCGATAGCAGGCTCTCGCGCCAGAATCATTCCCGGCCCCGCAGTCAGCCTTACCCGCTATCAGGTTCTGCCGGCGACAATGATCCTGCACGAGTTGGCAACAAACGCGTTCAAGTATGGCGCTCTGTCCAACGAAAGCGGCATCATTCAGGTTAGCTGGAGCACGGAACTCCAGGATGGTCAGAGGCATTTACTACTCGATTGGCGGGAGGAAGGGGGCCCCCTCGTGTATCCGCCGAACCACCGTGGATTTGGCTCACAGCTGATTGAATTCAGCGCCAAGGCTGAAGGAGGAGCATCGTTGCTCGATTTCGATCCCGCCGGCGTCCGCGTCCAGATCCGCCTGCCTTTGGCGCAGGAGGTTGTCGATGGAGCTGCGCTCGCCAGCACCTAG
- a CDS encoding phage terminase large subunit family protein has product MTPTPSPGATKLAIRIKQARQALRPPPRLNLIEWADTYRQVSAKTSASPGRWKTSSQPVAFGPFGAVTESDTHTVTVMAGTQVVKTELDINVALYFIHQDPSPILFVQPTQGAAESFSKERVEPTIEASPAIREALAPYAGRSTITHKEFKGGSIDFVGSNSPTDLASRPKRVIICDEIDKYPPSAGKEGDPLILAEERASTYRALGRGKFVRTCSPTDEDTSRIGREYQASDRRKCFVTCPHCAHAFTIAWKDVHWSKDEAGEHRPDTAGVICPGCGVFWSEGDRIRALDALEHAPGYGWRQTRPFSCCGERQEPALWDNQGRSLCRHCQQRAPYDGHAGFQISKLFSKRHRLADLVREFLLAVGDPELLKKFTNTALAELWRPAGRESFDGSGLIARAEAYGPQDLPAAVKVITSFTDVQGDRLETQFIGWGEDEEAWPFLYQVIHQDPAQPAAWRELDSALLQMFRTVDGRTLRVAAAGIDAGGHHGAQVFAFARRRAKRRIFATYGRAGARPIWPTAARKTKLGEQFWPIGVDTAKDAIFGRLKIEAPAEGGRKPGLIHFPAADGFGPDYFEQLTSERRELRKRLGRAYAVWVLPEGKRNEALDTFVGALAVRKSLPRRIDASLQYDLSPPADEAPAEPTPEPAPAPAAPAAPKPWIDTSRGWL; this is encoded by the coding sequence ATGACCCCGACACCTTCGCCGGGAGCCACGAAGCTCGCGATCCGGATTAAGCAGGCGCGCCAGGCGCTCCGGCCTCCGCCCCGGCTTAACCTGATCGAATGGGCCGATACCTATCGGCAGGTCTCGGCGAAGACCTCGGCGTCGCCCGGCCGGTGGAAGACCAGCTCGCAGCCGGTCGCCTTCGGGCCCTTCGGCGCCGTCACCGAGTCCGACACCCACACCGTCACGGTGATGGCGGGCACGCAGGTCGTGAAGACGGAGCTCGACATCAACGTCGCGCTCTACTTCATCCACCAGGATCCGAGCCCGATCCTGTTCGTGCAGCCGACGCAGGGCGCGGCCGAGAGCTTCTCGAAGGAGCGCGTCGAGCCGACCATCGAGGCCAGCCCGGCGATCCGCGAGGCGCTGGCGCCCTATGCCGGCCGTTCGACGATCACGCACAAGGAATTCAAGGGCGGCTCGATCGACTTCGTCGGTTCGAACAGCCCGACGGATCTCGCCTCGCGCCCCAAGCGCGTCATCATCTGCGACGAGATCGACAAATACCCGCCCTCGGCCGGCAAGGAAGGCGATCCGCTGATCCTCGCCGAGGAACGCGCCTCGACCTATCGCGCGCTCGGCCGCGGCAAGTTCGTTCGAACCTGCTCGCCGACCGACGAGGACACCTCGCGCATCGGCCGCGAGTACCAGGCGAGCGACCGCCGCAAGTGCTTCGTGACGTGCCCCCATTGCGCGCATGCCTTCACCATCGCGTGGAAGGACGTGCACTGGTCGAAGGACGAGGCGGGCGAGCATCGTCCCGACACGGCCGGCGTGATCTGCCCAGGCTGCGGCGTCTTCTGGTCGGAGGGCGACCGGATCCGGGCGCTCGACGCGCTCGAGCACGCGCCGGGCTACGGCTGGCGGCAGACGCGGCCGTTCTCCTGCTGCGGTGAGCGGCAGGAGCCCGCGCTCTGGGACAATCAGGGGCGCAGCCTCTGCCGGCATTGCCAACAGCGCGCGCCCTATGACGGGCACGCCGGCTTCCAGATCTCGAAGCTGTTCTCGAAGCGACATCGTCTCGCCGACCTGGTGCGGGAGTTCCTGCTCGCCGTTGGCGATCCGGAGCTGCTGAAGAAGTTCACCAACACGGCGCTCGCCGAGCTTTGGCGCCCGGCCGGCCGAGAGAGTTTCGACGGCTCGGGATTGATCGCCCGCGCCGAGGCCTATGGGCCGCAGGATCTGCCCGCAGCGGTGAAGGTGATCACCTCCTTCACCGACGTGCAGGGCGATCGCCTCGAGACGCAGTTCATCGGTTGGGGCGAGGACGAGGAGGCGTGGCCCTTCCTCTATCAGGTGATCCATCAGGACCCGGCGCAGCCGGCGGCCTGGCGCGAGCTCGATAGCGCGCTTCTGCAGATGTTCCGGACGGTGGACGGCCGGACGCTGCGCGTCGCCGCCGCCGGCATCGACGCCGGCGGTCATCACGGCGCCCAGGTCTTCGCCTTCGCCCGTCGCCGCGCCAAGCGTCGCATCTTCGCGACCTACGGGCGGGCCGGCGCGAGGCCAATTTGGCCCACCGCGGCGAGGAAGACGAAGCTCGGCGAGCAGTTCTGGCCGATCGGCGTCGACACGGCGAAGGACGCAATCTTCGGCCGCCTCAAGATCGAGGCGCCGGCCGAGGGCGGCCGCAAGCCCGGCTTGATCCATTTCCCGGCCGCCGACGGCTTCGGCCCGGACTATTTCGAGCAGCTCACCTCGGAGCGCCGCGAGCTGCGAAAGCGCCTCGGCCGCGCCTACGCCGTCTGGGTGCTGCCGGAAGGCAAGCGCAATGAGGCGCTGGACACCTTCGTCGGTGCTCTTGCCGTCCGCAAATCGCTGCCGCGCCGCATCGACGCGTCGCTGCAATACGACCTTTCACCGCCCGCCGACGAGGCGCCCGCGGAACCGACACCCGAGCCAGCGCCGGCGCCGGCGGCTCCCGCCGCGCCGAAGCCCTGGATCGACACTTCCCGAGGATGGCTCTGA
- a CDS encoding AbiV family abortive infection protein, which yields MCSGAAGSPKSNEERDLWDETVQGLLNGGVDLAEYLRVSEGDHKAYILRFRALHSLHGDPRIREIMQRQSQKIRSDAGIVVDERRVTSRLSARDAHSRFKIFAEMQKAMLVGEPSLLTGSTFEECLEQYQRLIGCVEKTWETACDLYRGNNYPLSTFLSLLAIEETGKLTRLFQDLLRFDRPTLHPTMPPKKSHRGKHFLAAIAGALVNARLDRVLGQEAVRALLQDACDKEFEKLRQRCLYIDRVDDVWRIPTEAVGKTEARLYSVLAGELIAEVLGHFPWEFRRLVAAAASYEISIGYPEPQVRAV from the coding sequence ATGTGCTCCGGTGCCGCTGGATCACCGAAATCAAATGAAGAACGGGACCTTTGGGATGAGACAGTTCAAGGGCTGCTCAACGGGGGTGTCGATCTAGCGGAATATCTAAGAGTGTCAGAAGGCGACCATAAAGCCTATATCCTGCGCTTCAGAGCGCTCCACAGCCTTCACGGCGACCCTCGCATTCGCGAGATAATGCAGCGTCAATCGCAGAAAATACGGTCTGACGCGGGCATCGTAGTAGATGAACGAAGGGTAACAAGCAGACTTTCCGCTCGCGACGCTCACTCACGGTTCAAGATATTTGCCGAAATGCAAAAGGCCATGCTCGTCGGCGAACCGTCGCTGCTGACCGGATCAACATTTGAGGAGTGTCTGGAGCAGTATCAGCGGCTGATCGGATGTGTCGAGAAAACGTGGGAGACTGCCTGCGATTTGTACCGTGGCAATAACTATCCGCTTTCGACCTTTCTTTCGCTCTTGGCCATCGAGGAGACCGGCAAGCTTACACGCTTGTTCCAAGACCTATTGCGCTTCGATCGACCTACCCTTCATCCGACCATGCCCCCAAAAAAGAGCCACCGAGGCAAACACTTCCTGGCCGCAATCGCAGGCGCCCTGGTTAATGCTCGCCTAGATCGCGTCCTAGGTCAGGAGGCCGTCCGAGCGCTGCTTCAGGATGCATGCGACAAAGAGTTTGAAAAATTGAGGCAACGCTGCCTCTACATAGACCGGGTGGATGATGTTTGGCGCATTCCCACTGAAGCTGTCGGCAAAACGGAAGCGCGACTTTATTCTGTACTCGCAGGCGAGCTGATCGCTGAAGTGCTAGGCCACTTCCCGTGGGAATTTCGCCGACTGGTGGCCGCGGCGGCCTCCTACGAAATCTCCATCGGCTATCCCGAACCCCAAGTTCGCGCGGTCTAG
- a CDS encoding response regulator, which produces MELRSPAPSILVIEDESLIAMELCMVLEDGGYTIMGPVASVAAALAMLNKDLPDACVLDLNLRGEHSVPVAVALKQRNVPFLLATAYKPGTLDLHPAFAGVGHVGKPILPEALLSMIASLLKRRA; this is translated from the coding sequence ATGGAGCTGCGCTCGCCAGCACCTAGTATCCTGGTAATCGAAGATGAAAGCCTTATCGCCATGGAGCTCTGTATGGTGCTGGAGGACGGCGGCTATACAATCATGGGCCCGGTGGCATCCGTAGCTGCCGCGTTGGCGATGCTGAACAAGGACCTGCCCGATGCGTGTGTCCTAGACCTCAACTTGCGAGGCGAACATAGCGTACCCGTGGCGGTCGCTTTAAAGCAGCGCAATGTTCCTTTCCTCTTAGCGACTGCCTACAAGCCGGGAACGCTAGATCTGCACCCGGCTTTTGCAGGTGTGGGGCACGTTGGCAAACCCATCCTGCCGGAGGCGCTACTGTCGATGATCGCTTCGCTGCTGAAGCGACGAGCATAG
- a CDS encoding GlxA family transcriptional regulator: protein MHQRKISFVIMPGFEMLDLAGPLSAFYMAREMFKVPYLTETISAEGGLIFSETGLAAESIRPDPSQHYDTIIVIGGAVAHLPGNSPETVTLLRQIAQNTSRIASVCTGAFHLAEAGILDGCRATTHWRYAPNLQARFPSLRVDADKIFINDGNIWTSAGITAGIDMALALIEADAGFDLSRSVARELVVYHRRRGGQSQFSELLNMDAGSDRIRATLAFAREHLHEDLSLERLAGIACLSSRQYSRVFLKEIGETPARAVERLRADAARPQLEAGIEPIEVIARQVGFGNAERMRRSFIRLFGQNPQALRRTARAS, encoded by the coding sequence ATGCACCAGCGGAAGATTTCGTTCGTCATCATGCCCGGATTTGAAATGCTGGACCTAGCCGGGCCGCTCAGTGCCTTCTACATGGCTCGCGAGATGTTCAAGGTGCCCTATCTGACCGAAACGATATCCGCCGAAGGCGGCCTGATTTTTAGCGAGACAGGCCTCGCCGCCGAAAGCATTCGGCCGGATCCGTCGCAGCACTACGATACGATCATCGTCATTGGTGGCGCCGTCGCACATCTTCCGGGCAACAGTCCGGAAACCGTGACATTGCTGCGCCAGATTGCCCAAAACACATCGCGCATCGCCAGTGTCTGCACCGGAGCGTTTCATCTGGCTGAGGCTGGTATTCTCGACGGCTGTCGAGCCACCACGCATTGGCGATATGCGCCCAATCTTCAGGCACGCTTTCCCTCGCTGCGTGTCGATGCGGACAAGATTTTCATCAACGACGGAAACATATGGACCTCCGCCGGCATCACCGCAGGAATAGACATGGCGCTCGCCCTTATCGAGGCGGATGCCGGGTTTGATCTTTCCCGATCGGTCGCACGGGAACTCGTCGTCTATCACCGACGGCGGGGGGGCCAGTCCCAATTCTCAGAACTTCTGAATATGGACGCCGGTTCGGACAGGATCCGCGCCACGCTGGCGTTCGCCCGCGAACATCTCCACGAAGACCTGTCGCTCGAGCGACTCGCCGGGATCGCCTGCCTCAGCAGCCGGCAGTACTCTCGCGTTTTCCTGAAGGAAATCGGAGAGACGCCCGCGCGCGCGGTGGAGCGCCTTCGCGCCGACGCCGCAAGGCCCCAATTGGAGGCCGGTATAGAGCCCATTGAAGTCATTGCCCGTCAGGTAGGGTTCGGCAATGCTGAACGCATGCGACGCAGTTTCATCAGGCTATTCGGCCAAAACCCGCAGGCTTTGCGGCGAACGGCACGGGCCTCTTAG
- a CDS encoding DUF4142 domain-containing protein produces the protein MSASRLIAIAMGSALIGFGLSLVRAQVERVPRPEEFINRAAVAGIYEVKAARIALSKAQNADLRAFAATMIKDHTAAGEELKAVAGDFPMPTALDSAHQELIDQLNAATPENFDNVYWQQQSDAHKEAISLFTLVSTEGSNGAVKGFAAKNLPMLQHHQEMLGALEKTVVP, from the coding sequence ATGTCAGCTTCAAGATTGATTGCCATAGCGATGGGTTCGGCGCTGATCGGCTTCGGCCTCTCTCTGGTGCGAGCGCAGGTCGAGCGCGTCCCGCGGCCGGAAGAATTCATCAACCGCGCGGCGGTCGCCGGGATCTATGAGGTGAAGGCGGCGCGGATAGCCCTAAGCAAGGCGCAGAATGCAGACTTGAGGGCGTTTGCCGCAACGATGATCAAGGATCACACGGCGGCGGGCGAGGAACTGAAGGCGGTGGCGGGCGACTTCCCGATGCCGACTGCCCTGGACAGCGCTCACCAAGAGCTGATTGACCAGCTGAACGCTGCCACGCCAGAGAACTTCGACAATGTCTATTGGCAGCAGCAATCGGATGCTCACAAGGAGGCCATTTCCCTCTTCACCCTGGTCTCAACGGAGGGCTCCAACGGGGCCGTGAAAGGGTTCGCCGCGAAAAACCTTCCTATGCTGCAGCATCATCAGGAGATGCTGGGCGCGCTCGAAAAGACGGTCGTCCCATGA
- a CDS encoding NUDIX hydrolase — translation MSKPLRAADCRDILFQVAALPYRINEFGKTEILVLTSRETQRFIIPKGWPMKTKSNARSAAIEAEEEAGVRGKISARPIGEYRYFKRLTDGFALVHVDVFSLEVRKTSGSWKEASEREQCWLSPAEAALLIDEPELASLVRNFNAR, via the coding sequence ATGTCTAAGCCACTTCGAGCCGCGGATTGCCGCGACATCCTCTTCCAGGTTGCTGCGCTGCCCTATCGCATCAACGAGTTCGGCAAGACGGAAATCCTCGTTCTGACATCACGCGAAACTCAGCGCTTCATCATCCCGAAGGGATGGCCAATGAAGACGAAGTCGAATGCCAGGTCTGCGGCCATCGAAGCGGAGGAAGAGGCGGGCGTTCGAGGAAAAATCTCAGCCAGACCGATAGGTGAATACCGCTATTTCAAACGGTTGACCGACGGCTTTGCGCTAGTCCACGTCGACGTGTTTAGTCTCGAGGTGAGAAAGACGAGCGGCAGTTGGAAAGAGGCGTCCGAGCGCGAGCAGTGTTGGCTATCGCCGGCAGAAGCAGCTTTGCTGATCGATGAGCCTGAGCTCGCCAGCCTGGTCCGCAACTTCAATGCCCGATAG
- a CDS encoding phage head-tail joining protein has protein sequence MTDFTAEILALKKAIASGATRVSYDGKSVDYDSLDQLLKRLTWLEAQQNVGSGQPRRPTAGFATFSRGDY, from the coding sequence ATGACCGACTTCACCGCGGAGATCCTCGCCCTGAAGAAGGCGATCGCCTCGGGCGCGACGCGCGTCTCGTATGACGGCAAGTCGGTCGACTACGACAGCCTCGACCAGCTGCTGAAGCGGCTCACCTGGCTCGAAGCGCAGCAGAACGTCGGCAGCGGCCAGCCGCGGCGACCGACGGCGGGCTTCGCGACCTTCTCGCGGGGTGACTATTGA
- a CDS encoding site-specific integrase, with protein MSDALASAADYADAESADGTRRAYASDFRDFHTWCRGVGAASLPASVETVAAYFAVLADRGLKVSTIDRRSAAIGWVHRRAGFEPPVNAETVKSVLRGIRRTIGEAKRQKAPATVDAIALMMRRVPKTLAGRRDRALLLVGFAGALRRSELVGLMVPDLERLPQGLILHIRKSKTDQTGQGHQIPIPRGGKLKVVESLDAWLAAANISDGPVFRAVHGDRVALVALSDRSVARIVQSYAAAAGLDGETFGGHSLRAGFVTSALSDGADLLKVMDVTRHRDMRTLKAYDRRAKAFKDHAGKGFL; from the coding sequence TTGAGCGATGCGCTGGCCTCTGCAGCCGACTATGCGGACGCCGAGAGCGCCGATGGCACCCGTCGCGCATACGCCTCTGACTTTCGCGACTTCCACACCTGGTGCCGGGGCGTTGGTGCTGCGTCGCTCCCGGCATCGGTCGAGACCGTCGCCGCCTATTTCGCCGTACTGGCTGACCGGGGCCTGAAGGTCTCGACGATCGATCGCCGCTCCGCCGCCATCGGCTGGGTGCATCGTCGCGCCGGCTTCGAGCCGCCGGTGAACGCCGAGACGGTGAAATCCGTGCTTCGCGGCATCCGCCGAACGATCGGCGAGGCGAAGAGGCAGAAGGCGCCGGCGACGGTCGACGCAATCGCGCTGATGATGCGTCGCGTCCCGAAGACGCTCGCCGGCCGGCGCGACCGCGCGCTGCTTCTCGTCGGCTTCGCCGGTGCGCTCCGGCGCTCCGAGCTCGTCGGCCTTATGGTTCCGGATCTGGAGCGTCTGCCCCAAGGATTGATCCTGCACATCCGCAAATCGAAGACGGATCAGACAGGGCAAGGCCACCAGATCCCGATCCCGCGCGGCGGCAAGCTCAAGGTCGTCGAGTCCCTCGACGCTTGGCTCGCCGCCGCGAACATTTCAGACGGCCCGGTGTTCCGCGCCGTGCACGGCGATCGGGTCGCGCTCGTTGCGCTTTCCGACCGATCCGTTGCGCGGATTGTCCAATCCTATGCGGCTGCCGCCGGCCTCGACGGCGAGACCTTCGGCGGGCATTCGCTCCGCGCCGGCTTCGTCACCAGCGCGCTCTCGGATGGTGCCGACCTGCTGAAGGTCATGGACGTGACCCGGCACCGGGATATGCGGACGCTCAAGGCCTACGACCGCCGGGCGAAAGCCTTCAAGGATCACGCCGGAAAAGGCTTCCTCTGA
- a CDS encoding type II toxin-antitoxin system HicA family toxin — MVSDSREIIRKLQKDGWFEVGVTGSHHHFKHPTKPGKVTVPHPKKDLPIKKVQSIEKQAGWR; from the coding sequence ATCGTGAGCGACAGCCGGGAAATCATCCGGAAGCTTCAAAAGGACGGGTGGTTCGAGGTCGGCGTGACCGGATCGCACCACCACTTCAAGCACCCGACCAAGCCCGGAAAGGTCACGGTCCCGCACCCAAAGAAGGACCTGCCCATCAAGAAGGTGCAGTCGATCGAGAAACAGGCGGGCTGGCGCTGA
- a CDS encoding DJ-1/PfpI family protein: MIPTNLPSLNHLRSATTPKDAVPFRVGILIAPGFIPMDMAGIQAVFGAAPGAEIHLLWKTSEAVEGFPNWWTLPTTTFADCPEKLDVLAVPMLPPEILSDPEVIPFIAEKAAKASYVIGICNGVLLLGAAGILKGRRATASYNAIPTLSSLGVTEVVPSGNGTIVDGNLYTAGPGVGSFEAALLVTEAAFGRQIAELLALVLEYDPHPPFNTGNPKNASRADVAVFEAMMAPLESEYKRSALVALKTAEA; this comes from the coding sequence ATGATCCCGACCAATTTGCCCTCCCTCAATCATTTACGGTCCGCCACCACGCCCAAGGACGCTGTACCCTTCAGGGTGGGAATTCTCATCGCGCCGGGATTCATCCCAATGGATATGGCGGGCATTCAAGCCGTGTTCGGTGCCGCGCCGGGGGCGGAGATCCACTTGTTATGGAAGACCTCCGAAGCCGTCGAAGGCTTCCCCAACTGGTGGACACTGCCGACCACGACCTTTGCGGACTGTCCCGAGAAGCTGGATGTTCTGGCCGTTCCCATGCTGCCGCCCGAAATTCTGTCCGATCCGGAAGTCATCCCGTTTATCGCCGAGAAGGCCGCAAAAGCATCGTATGTCATCGGGATCTGCAACGGTGTGCTGCTCCTCGGTGCCGCTGGAATTTTGAAGGGCCGACGCGCCACGGCCAGTTACAATGCGATCCCGACTCTGTCCTCGCTCGGCGTCACCGAGGTCGTACCCTCAGGGAACGGCACGATCGTGGATGGCAATCTCTACACCGCTGGGCCGGGTGTCGGCAGTTTTGAAGCCGCGCTACTGGTGACCGAAGCGGCATTCGGACGGCAGATCGCCGAACTCCTGGCGCTGGTCCTTGAGTACGATCCCCATCCCCCGTTTAACACCGGCAATCCGAAGAATGCCTCTCGTGCGGATGTCGCGGTATTCGAGGCCATGATGGCACCGCTTGAGAGCGAATATAAGCGCAGCGCGCTGGTCGCGTTGAAGACGGCGGAAGCCTGA